One genomic region from Leptospira tipperaryensis encodes:
- a CDS encoding helix-turn-helix domain-containing protein, whose product MGFFPDLDLLNYLSSLDNGINQYLEYFYTASIVISLLTGVSGIYKAKLDRLNLVRGIFLLSVFFWILGQGRAFSYITLPIGTLLKNEHRIFYSYFFGFAICASLSSTFYVMNVVGWLRDPLRYSLWAFFSFPTILILSSFMENLHSLIYLGKTLIFLLQIVSGVWIFSYIRKNRMKRIYYNYPIQNFAVALAIISHTIGLWTGISNLILISVAVPGFFVIYFFILEYNFPDFWKKNHLSDLSNGLKLESDSEFEKQEAQSLNPTNSRNLIEGLDVDIIDAKINRFVLNREFLDEEIRLPDFSAYVGLSVHQASYYLNQYKKLSFSDFLNYHRLETAKEMIVMNQNMNLLEIALACGFNSPSSFRRACIKFEEKSPKELRQRLIQIERPIQNLELQAQV is encoded by the coding sequence ATGGGTTTTTTTCCAGATTTGGATTTACTAAATTATCTAAGTTCCTTAGACAACGGGATAAATCAATATTTAGAATATTTTTACACGGCTAGTATTGTAATTAGTCTTTTGACAGGGGTTTCCGGTATATATAAGGCAAAATTGGATCGATTGAATTTAGTCCGAGGAATCTTTTTATTAAGCGTCTTCTTCTGGATTTTAGGTCAAGGAAGAGCTTTCTCCTACATTACCCTACCGATCGGGACCTTACTCAAAAATGAACATCGAATTTTTTATTCGTACTTTTTTGGATTTGCCATCTGCGCCAGCCTTTCCTCTACATTCTACGTAATGAACGTAGTCGGATGGTTGCGGGATCCGCTTCGTTATAGTCTTTGGGCTTTTTTCAGTTTTCCTACGATCTTGATTTTATCATCCTTCATGGAAAATTTGCATTCTCTCATTTATCTTGGAAAAACTTTGATATTTTTACTACAGATTGTTTCTGGCGTCTGGATTTTTTCCTATATCAGAAAGAATCGTATGAAACGAATCTATTACAATTATCCGATCCAAAATTTCGCAGTCGCTCTAGCGATCATTAGCCATACGATCGGCCTTTGGACCGGAATATCGAATTTAATTCTTATCTCCGTTGCCGTACCCGGTTTTTTCGTGATTTACTTTTTTATACTCGAATACAATTTTCCGGACTTCTGGAAAAAAAATCATCTCAGCGATCTTTCGAACGGATTAAAATTAGAATCGGATTCCGAATTCGAAAAACAAGAAGCACAAAGTCTCAATCCGACGAATTCCAGAAATTTAATAGAAGGTCTGGACGTTGACATCATCGACGCAAAAATCAATCGTTTTGTTTTAAATCGAGAATTCTTAGACGAGGAAATTCGTTTACCGGATTTTTCGGCTTACGTAGGGCTTTCCGTTCACCAAGCTTCTTATTATTTGAATCAATATAAGAAATTGAGTTTTTCCGATTTTCTCAATTACCATCGATTGGAAACCGCGAAGGAAATGATTGTAATGAATCAGAATATGAATCTTTTAGAAATCGCCCTGGCCTGCGGTTTCAATTCTCCTTCTTCCTTTCGCAGGGCCTGCATAAAATTTGAAGAAAAATCTCCGAAAGAACTGAGGCAGCGACTGATTCAAATAGAAAGACCGATCCAGAATCTTGAATTACAAGCTCAAGTTTGA
- a CDS encoding host attachment protein translates to MKNKWVVVANRSEAKIYEYKGSRNGLELLESIENPKGRMKNSELILQASGPGKSAKAQRVAFDTESVQEPKRRVAETFASQISDRISQGRKSNRFLSLVLVSEPRFLGMLMDKLDRQSQSMIFHKMAKDLATSDNRRILSHLRGILV, encoded by the coding sequence ATGAAAAACAAATGGGTTGTGGTCGCAAATCGATCCGAAGCGAAAATCTATGAATACAAAGGTTCACGCAACGGTCTTGAGCTTTTGGAAAGCATCGAAAATCCAAAAGGAAGAATGAAAAATAGCGAGCTGATTCTCCAGGCTTCCGGTCCCGGTAAAAGCGCGAAAGCACAGAGGGTTGCCTTTGATACCGAATCCGTCCAAGAGCCAAAGCGGCGAGTCGCTGAAACCTTCGCGAGTCAGATTTCCGATAGAATTTCTCAAGGAAGAAAGTCCAATCGTTTCCTCAGTCTTGTCCTTGTTTCCGAACCTCGTTTTCTTGGGATGCTCATGGATAAATTGGATCGCCAATCTCAATCCATGATCTTTCACAAGATGGCGAAGGACCTCGCGACTTCTGATAATCGGAGAATTCTTTCGCATCTGAGAGGAATCTTAGTTTAG
- a CDS encoding glycerol kinase 5 has translation MTNPKGKYVLSIDSGGSGIRAFLLDRKGKIVERQYEKTPPNIPAPGALEHDPEVLWKALLSLLKKIQKKKELAKEIAVLGICNQRGSFLLWEKSSGKPLTPLISWADVRSYKTADTMNQNFVWRLIRIVSTVIGNLTNHPMMIATSMLKFTTDHATCRLKWVLDENPELKKRCKKGEVLFGTLDTWFIYKLTGGKNHLTDSSNAVATGMFNPFQLIWNKPIFSIFGIPANLFPEVKDSNGDFGHSLPEFLGGNSVPIRASIGDQMAALFGQCCFEPGEVKISQGSGAFVDINIGPKAKLSKRGLFPMIAWRLNGQTTYMLEGFVATAGTLIDWLGKGIGLSDTPKVLNELAAQAEDTEGVVFIPYPTGARFPYFNPRAKASISGLSLATHRRHIARAVLEGIALSLFEVLEGIQKDTKVKIKEIKVDGGVSQSDILLQCLADFSNMRVNRAPEPDMTATGAAYLAGLSIGFWKDTEELKSLQKGYKTFEPKMDPEKRTQKLKRWKKAVAATLAIE, from the coding sequence ATGACCAATCCAAAGGGAAAATACGTCCTTTCCATCGACAGCGGAGGAAGCGGGATTCGAGCGTTTTTACTCGATCGCAAAGGAAAAATTGTCGAAAGACAATATGAAAAGACTCCTCCGAATATTCCGGCCCCGGGCGCTCTCGAACACGATCCGGAAGTTCTCTGGAAGGCGCTTCTTTCGCTTCTGAAGAAAATTCAAAAGAAAAAAGAACTCGCAAAGGAAATCGCAGTATTAGGAATTTGTAATCAACGAGGTTCTTTTCTTCTCTGGGAAAAATCTTCCGGAAAACCTCTCACACCTCTGATCAGTTGGGCCGATGTCCGTTCTTATAAAACCGCCGATACGATGAATCAGAATTTTGTCTGGCGTTTGATTCGAATCGTATCGACCGTGATTGGAAATCTTACCAATCATCCGATGATGATCGCGACTTCCATGCTCAAGTTCACCACCGATCACGCAACCTGCAGATTAAAATGGGTTTTAGACGAGAATCCGGAACTCAAGAAAAGGTGTAAAAAAGGGGAGGTCCTTTTCGGAACCCTGGACACTTGGTTTATCTATAAACTCACCGGCGGCAAGAATCACCTAACGGATTCGTCTAACGCGGTTGCTACGGGAATGTTCAATCCATTTCAGTTGATTTGGAACAAGCCGATCTTTTCTATTTTTGGAATTCCCGCGAATCTCTTTCCGGAAGTGAAAGACAGCAACGGAGATTTTGGTCACAGTCTTCCCGAGTTTCTCGGCGGAAACTCCGTTCCGATCCGCGCTTCGATCGGAGATCAGATGGCTGCGCTTTTCGGTCAGTGTTGTTTTGAACCGGGAGAAGTAAAAATTTCTCAAGGTTCGGGAGCCTTTGTGGATATCAACATCGGACCCAAGGCTAAACTTTCCAAAAGAGGACTCTTTCCTATGATCGCTTGGAGGCTCAACGGACAAACAACTTATATGCTCGAAGGTTTTGTTGCAACCGCCGGAACTCTCATCGATTGGCTTGGAAAGGGAATCGGACTTTCCGATACGCCCAAGGTTTTGAACGAACTCGCGGCGCAAGCCGAAGACACGGAAGGTGTTGTTTTTATTCCTTATCCTACGGGCGCTCGTTTTCCTTATTTTAATCCGAGAGCAAAGGCCTCGATCAGCGGACTTTCACTTGCGACTCATAGACGTCATATCGCAAGAGCCGTCTTGGAAGGAATCGCTTTGAGTCTCTTTGAAGTTTTAGAAGGAATTCAAAAAGATACAAAGGTAAAGATCAAGGAAATCAAAGTCGACGGTGGAGTTTCTCAATCCGATATTCTTCTTCAATGTCTTGCAGACTTTTCTAATATGAGAGTCAACCGCGCTCCGGAACCGGATATGACCGCGACGGGCGCCGCGTATCTCGCGGGTCTTTCGATCGGATTTTGGAAAGATACGGAAGAACTCAAGTCCTTACAAAAAGGATATAAGACCTTTGAACCAAAAATGGATCCGGAAAAACGAACTCAAAAGTTAAAACGTTGGAAGAAGGCGGTCGCGGCTACGCTTGCGATCGAGTAG
- a CDS encoding HD domain-containing protein produces the protein MDTNLFLDADLSILGEEWDLYSGYCKNIRKEYSIYSDSDYRVGRGKVLKYFIDMDRIYKTDYFFERYEKRAKENLRTELKNL, from the coding sequence TTGGATACAAATCTATTCTTAGATGCGGACTTATCGATTCTTGGAGAAGAATGGGATTTGTATTCCGGCTATTGTAAGAATATTAGAAAAGAATATTCCATTTACTCCGATTCCGATTACAGAGTCGGTCGTGGTAAAGTTTTGAAATACTTTATAGACATGGATCGAATTTACAAAACGGATTATTTTTTCGAAAGATATGAAAAGCGGGCAAAGGAGAATCTGAGAACGGAACTAAAGAATCTCTGA
- a CDS encoding alpha/beta hydrolase: MLAILKNRRSPFYLATTFLILLLFALLASTLAFIFTGILILILLIHPLLLNWIGKLYGQEDIADEVHFAKTKDGWNLALHRHIPPQPNPQLAPVLVVHGIATNKYVVDLDRRHSLPYYLKLRGYEVFAVSLRGCGRSYHESPTRYEDFTFDDIVKYDVPAMIDKVKKITGADRISYVGHSMGAMILYSHFCISEPKDTKDIGAFVSLGGPGNLNHIGITLLGLLSRFPRARKMLDLKFGASILAPIAGEVYTPIDEILYNPKVTSSKTVKKIMKNAIENISDGVTEQFMRWIETKEMHSLNGFYDYVHLQKKINVPSLFIAGEKDVIATPDSVRSVFENAGSKKKEFRVISKANGSSDDYGHACLVMGDRADDDVFQYVESFLHKYGTRARPGFANKIKEGFLSVFSKIRKPFVS, translated from the coding sequence GTGCTCGCGATCTTAAAGAATCGTAGAAGTCCTTTCTACTTAGCCACCACTTTTCTCATCTTGTTATTATTCGCACTTCTTGCTTCCACGCTCGCTTTTATCTTTACCGGAATTTTGATCTTAATTCTTCTCATCCATCCTTTGCTTTTGAATTGGATCGGTAAGTTGTATGGACAAGAAGATATCGCCGACGAAGTCCATTTTGCAAAAACGAAAGACGGATGGAACTTGGCGCTTCACAGACATATCCCTCCGCAACCAAACCCTCAACTCGCGCCCGTTCTTGTGGTGCATGGAATCGCGACGAATAAGTATGTAGTCGATCTCGACAGAAGACATTCTCTTCCTTATTATCTAAAACTCAGAGGTTACGAAGTTTTTGCGGTTTCTCTCCGAGGTTGTGGAAGATCGTATCACGAAAGTCCGACTCGTTACGAAGACTTTACGTTTGACGATATCGTAAAATACGACGTTCCCGCGATGATCGATAAAGTGAAAAAGATCACGGGAGCCGATCGTATCTCCTACGTGGGTCATTCGATGGGAGCGATGATTCTTTATTCTCATTTTTGTATCTCCGAACCTAAGGATACAAAAGATATCGGAGCCTTTGTTTCTTTGGGAGGACCGGGAAACTTAAATCATATCGGAATTACTTTGCTTGGTCTTCTTTCTCGATTTCCTCGCGCGAGGAAAATGTTGGATCTTAAATTCGGAGCTTCGATCCTCGCGCCCATCGCGGGAGAAGTTTATACTCCGATCGATGAAATTCTTTATAACCCGAAGGTGACTTCTTCCAAAACCGTAAAGAAGATCATGAAGAATGCGATCGAAAACATAAGCGACGGTGTGACCGAACAATTTATGCGTTGGATCGAGACTAAGGAAATGCATTCTCTCAACGGTTTTTACGATTACGTTCATCTTCAGAAAAAGATCAACGTGCCTTCTTTATTTATCGCGGGAGAGAAGGACGTGATCGCGACTCCGGACTCGGTTCGTTCCGTCTTTGAAAACGCAGGTTCCAAAAAGAAAGAATTTAGAGTGATCTCCAAGGCGAACGGATCTTCGGACGATTACGGGCACGCTTGTCTCGTAATGGGAGATCGGGCAGACGACGACGTCTTTCAATACGTAGAATCTTTTCTTCATAAATACGGAACCCGCGCCCGGCCGGGTTTTGCAAATAAGATCAAGGAAGGCTTTCTTTCCGTCTTTTCTAAAATCCGCAAACCTTTCGTTTCCTAA
- a CDS encoding SpoIIE family protein phosphatase translates to MIELKFGQRKVVSFRGNHKVVGGLTEKNKIDILLYISKEFASVDKHDELYNSVTNICKDIFECDNTTLRIWKDGLLVPVRYLRETTPPRRSVTEKEGYSGHTFKTKTSLLVQNLEYHPEYIDEGESTLSVMCVPILYKDEVLGTIAVESEHSFFYIEDDIEILEALASQLALALTSVRLIEGLIEANQREAGILKQLEFDMRMGRNVQSQIINTNIAPWNGIHFGTYYEPMTEVSGDYFDVVRHGNAVTVIIADVSGHGIPAALVTMSIHYQFRRCTSLGLGLTEILTELGESIRPQLPEGTYFTAFILRIYGDYSYSYVNGAHQKLIHFRNDTGVIDELDSNGVPMGIFEVSRSNFEEKHGRINPGDILILTSDGIVEQKNPERQELGNARFLDWVRQEKQTLEEQRDRIYVGDLVDSLISRFKRYKGEARNGDDISIMALQCNPLLNKAKSMMNVAKTAAREKNDSLAYDKALDVYSLDDSIKDSLLLLGRMYYRDRNFPKAIQFLDKFVKTSGEDSAYIHYLIGRAYYETENIQESKRSLKRSLAIDHTYSKASLRLARCYLKDNQSPKAIKVLQQGIKSAPTNEYLKISLKKLEDLMRKKEDPSLSGEDDDTKLAV, encoded by the coding sequence ATGATAGAACTAAAATTTGGTCAACGTAAGGTAGTCAGTTTTCGGGGGAACCACAAGGTAGTCGGTGGTTTGACCGAAAAAAATAAAATCGATATTCTCCTTTATATCAGCAAGGAGTTTGCATCGGTTGATAAGCACGACGAACTCTACAATTCGGTAACAAACATTTGTAAGGACATCTTTGAATGTGATAACACTACTTTAAGAATCTGGAAGGACGGACTTTTAGTGCCCGTACGTTATCTTCGGGAAACCACACCTCCTCGGAGAAGCGTTACCGAGAAGGAAGGTTATTCCGGTCATACGTTCAAAACGAAAACGTCTCTTCTCGTTCAGAATCTCGAGTATCATCCCGAATATATCGACGAAGGAGAATCTACTCTCTCCGTTATGTGCGTTCCTATTCTTTATAAGGACGAGGTTTTAGGAACGATCGCCGTCGAATCGGAACACAGCTTTTTTTACATCGAAGACGATATCGAAATCTTGGAAGCTTTGGCTTCTCAGTTGGCGCTCGCTCTTACGTCCGTTCGTTTGATCGAAGGTCTTATCGAGGCCAATCAGAGAGAAGCGGGAATTCTCAAACAACTCGAGTTTGATATGAGGATGGGCCGAAACGTCCAGAGTCAGATCATCAACACGAACATCGCACCTTGGAACGGAATTCATTTCGGAACGTATTACGAACCGATGACCGAAGTTTCGGGGGACTATTTCGACGTTGTGCGACACGGCAATGCGGTTACGGTGATCATCGCGGACGTTTCCGGTCACGGGATTCCCGCGGCGCTCGTAACGATGTCGATTCATTATCAATTTAGAAGATGTACTTCTCTCGGTCTCGGACTTACAGAAATTCTTACGGAGCTTGGAGAATCGATTCGTCCTCAACTTCCGGAGGGAACTTACTTCACCGCGTTTATCCTAAGAATCTACGGAGACTATTCATATTCTTATGTGAATGGGGCCCATCAAAAGTTGATTCATTTTAGAAACGATACGGGCGTGATCGACGAGCTCGATTCGAACGGAGTTCCTATGGGAATTTTCGAAGTCAGCCGTAGTAACTTCGAAGAAAAACACGGACGTATCAACCCGGGAGACATTCTCATTCTTACTTCCGACGGGATCGTGGAACAAAAAAATCCGGAACGCCAAGAACTCGGTAACGCTCGATTTTTGGATTGGGTGAGACAGGAAAAACAAACCCTCGAAGAACAAAGGGATCGTATCTACGTGGGCGATCTCGTGGATTCTCTCATTTCAAGATTTAAGAGATACAAGGGAGAAGCGAGAAACGGAGACGATATCTCGATCATGGCTCTTCAGTGTAATCCGCTTCTCAACAAAGCAAAATCGATGATGAACGTCGCAAAGACCGCGGCCCGCGAGAAAAACGATTCTCTGGCTTACGATAAGGCTCTGGACGTTTATTCTTTGGATGACTCGATCAAGGACAGTCTTCTTCTTCTCGGAAGAATGTATTACAGAGATCGTAATTTTCCAAAGGCGATTCAGTTCTTGGATAAGTTTGTTAAAACTTCCGGTGAGGATTCGGCTTATATTCACTATTTAATCGGAAGAGCTTATTACGAAACGGAGAATATTCAAGAATCGAAACGTTCTCTCAAACGTTCTCTCGCGATCGATCACACGTATTCAAAAGCGAGTCTTCGTTTGGCGAGATGTTATCTGAAAGATAATCAAAGTCCGAAAGCGATCAAGGTTCTTCAACAAGGAATCAAGAGCGCGCCGACTAACGAGTATCTTAAGATTTCTCTCAAGAAGTTGGAAGACCTTATGCGGAAAAAAGAAGATCCTTCTCTTTCCGGAGAGGATGACGATACAAAGCTGGCTGTTTGA
- a CDS encoding ammonium transporter has protein sequence MRWYFVLILALLSTGVFAQDAPVAEAAAAVPDPAIKAVSDELATLRSETNWLWTCIAAFLVFFMQAGFAYVEAGFTRAKNVVNILMKNFIDFCFGSIFFWLIGFSIMFGPQIFPGFGIGIPGLADSLIVKDGTPDKWGFAFLIFQMVFAATAATIVSGAMAERTKFVSYIIFSALITAFIYPIFGSLAWAGLWGLGKGFLEQQGFIDFAGSTVVHSVGGWAGLAGALILGPRIGKYQDGKLFPILGHNMSMAALGVFILWFGWFGFNPGSTTSVSGGNFAVIAVTTNMSAAAGALSAMILTWIMFKKPDIGLSLNGALAGLVAITSPCANVSISSAVIIGLIAGILVVLSVLFFDRIHIDDPVGAVSVHGVCGAWGTFAAGLFAQESYGGVNGLFFGGELSVVLVQLTGIGIAFVWSFGASSIIFLALKYTIGLRVSEDEEITGLDILEHGNEAYPISK, from the coding sequence ATGCGTTGGTATTTTGTTTTAATCCTCGCTCTGTTGTCTACAGGAGTTTTTGCCCAAGACGCTCCCGTAGCGGAAGCCGCGGCCGCCGTTCCCGATCCTGCTATCAAAGCAGTAAGCGACGAGTTGGCCACTCTGAGGTCCGAGACCAATTGGCTCTGGACTTGTATCGCCGCGTTTTTGGTTTTTTTCATGCAAGCAGGTTTTGCTTACGTGGAAGCGGGTTTTACTCGCGCTAAGAACGTCGTGAACATCTTGATGAAGAACTTCATCGATTTCTGTTTTGGTTCTATCTTTTTCTGGCTGATCGGATTCTCCATCATGTTCGGACCTCAGATTTTTCCGGGTTTTGGAATCGGAATTCCGGGTCTTGCGGATTCTCTGATCGTGAAGGACGGAACTCCGGACAAGTGGGGATTTGCATTCTTAATCTTCCAGATGGTTTTTGCCGCGACGGCCGCGACGATCGTTTCGGGAGCGATGGCGGAAAGAACGAAATTCGTTTCGTATATTATATTTTCTGCATTGATCACAGCGTTTATCTATCCGATTTTCGGAAGCCTTGCTTGGGCTGGACTTTGGGGACTCGGTAAGGGATTTTTAGAACAACAGGGCTTTATCGATTTTGCAGGATCCACCGTGGTTCACTCGGTCGGCGGTTGGGCGGGTCTTGCAGGGGCTTTGATTCTCGGGCCTCGGATCGGTAAATACCAAGACGGAAAACTTTTCCCGATTCTTGGACACAATATGTCCATGGCGGCATTGGGTGTTTTTATTCTTTGGTTTGGTTGGTTCGGATTTAACCCGGGTTCAACAACTTCCGTAAGCGGAGGAAACTTTGCGGTGATCGCAGTGACTACGAATATGTCCGCTGCGGCCGGGGCCTTGTCCGCGATGATCTTGACTTGGATTATGTTTAAGAAACCCGATATCGGTCTTTCTTTGAACGGCGCCCTTGCGGGTCTTGTGGCGATCACTTCTCCTTGTGCGAACGTTAGTATTTCTTCCGCAGTGATCATCGGTCTCATTGCGGGAATTCTCGTGGTTTTGAGCGTTCTTTTCTTTGATAGAATCCATATCGACGATCCTGTGGGAGCCGTTTCGGTTCACGGTGTTTGTGGTGCTTGGGGAACCTTTGCTGCGGGACTTTTTGCTCAAGAATCCTACGGAGGAGTCAACGGTCTTTTCTTCGGAGGTGAATTGTCGGTAGTTTTAGTTCAGCTCACCGGGATTGGAATCGCGTTTGTTTGGTCTTTTGGGGCGAGTTCCATCATCTTTCTCGCACTCAAATACACCATTGGACTTCGTGTTTCCGAGGACGAGGAAATTACCGGTTTGGACATTTTGGAACACGGAAACGAGGCGTATCCGATTTCCAAGTAA
- a CDS encoding LIC11874 family lipoprotein has protein sequence MSLFYGRLSKFLFFPFILLFFANCFDYEETITINHDFSGTLEVSYVVPTRRNSDESLIKFLPTQKDEISNRLNKGFFSKNIVLKDYTFQKIVTPETDPSLFREKAKVYFKVEFQDLSQIEDALLGKVQVRKKGNTIYVKREIPSISRGPETLKKDGEKKIYSETLRLLRTSSILFKVNFPIASVCRSNRGDVNLGKLSYRLPLAETIEKTGNNSWDYRITVIY, from the coding sequence ATGAGCCTTTTTTACGGCCGATTATCCAAGTTTTTATTCTTCCCTTTTATCCTTTTATTTTTCGCAAATTGTTTTGATTACGAGGAAACGATCACGATCAATCACGATTTTTCGGGGACATTAGAAGTTTCTTATGTAGTTCCGACCCGCAGGAACTCCGACGAATCTCTGATTAAGTTTCTTCCGACCCAGAAAGACGAGATTTCAAATCGGCTCAACAAAGGTTTTTTTTCCAAGAATATCGTTCTCAAAGATTATACCTTTCAAAAGATCGTAACTCCGGAAACGGATCCGAGTTTGTTCCGAGAAAAAGCCAAGGTTTATTTTAAAGTAGAATTTCAGGATCTTTCTCAGATCGAAGACGCTTTGCTCGGAAAGGTTCAGGTTCGAAAAAAAGGAAACACGATCTATGTGAAGAGAGAAATTCCGTCCATCAGCAGAGGGCCCGAAACCCTCAAAAAGGACGGAGAGAAGAAAATTTACTCTGAAACCCTGCGACTTCTCCGAACGAGTTCCATTCTTTTTAAGGTGAATTTTCCGATCGCTTCCGTTTGTCGTTCCAATCGGGGAGACGTGAATCTTGGAAAACTGAGTTATCGTCTTCCGTTAGCTGAAACCATTGAGAAAACCGGAAACAATTCCTGGGATTACCGAATAACCGTGATCTACTGA
- a CDS encoding acyl-CoA thioesterase: MGKKIRKEEFEFFHPLRVRYAESDPQGIVFNANYLTYFDVSITEYFRWCGLPYGELGSKYKTDFHVVHCEIDYKAPARFDQEIHIYAKGSFSGVKIFWDLAIFRDEELLCSGQLVYACVDSQSGSLKKIDLELAMFLKWMPAQTPSQQT, from the coding sequence GTGGGAAAGAAAATTAGAAAAGAAGAATTTGAATTCTTTCATCCCTTGAGGGTGCGTTATGCGGAATCGGACCCGCAAGGGATCGTCTTCAACGCAAATTATCTTACGTATTTCGACGTTTCGATCACTGAATACTTTCGTTGGTGCGGGTTGCCTTACGGAGAACTCGGTTCTAAATACAAAACGGATTTTCACGTCGTTCACTGCGAGATCGACTACAAGGCTCCCGCCCGTTTTGACCAGGAAATCCATATTTACGCGAAGGGAAGTTTTTCCGGCGTGAAAATTTTTTGGGATCTTGCGATTTTTCGAGATGAGGAACTCCTCTGTTCGGGTCAACTCGTCTATGCGTGTGTCGACTCACAATCGGGAAGTCTGAAAAAAATCGATTTAGAACTTGCAATGTTTTTAAAGTGGATGCCCGCTCAGACACCTTCTCAACAAACTTGA